The Scomber japonicus isolate fScoJap1 chromosome 13, fScoJap1.pri, whole genome shotgun sequence genome includes a window with the following:
- the orai2 gene encoding protein orai-2 has translation MSSELNVPMGSPAPGVSERPPDGGGMDYRDWVRRSYLELVSSNHHSVQALSWRKLYLSRAKLKASSRTSALLSGFAMVAMVEVQLEMQYNYPRVLLIAFSVCTTVLVAVHLFALLISTCILPNVEAVSNIHNLNSVSESPHERMHHYIELAWGFSTALGILLFLAEVVLLCWIKFLPVDAKKTDPPATPPPPQNSGWQAALASTIIMVPVGVIFVVFTIHFYRSLVRHKTERHHQEIEELHKIKVQLDGHERGLQSV, from the exons ATGagcagtgagctgaatgtcccAATGGGCTCGCCGGCTCCAGGTGTGTCGGAGCGGCCTCCAGACGGCGGGGGGATGGACTACAGGGACTGGGTGCGACGTAGTTACCTGGAACTGGTCAGCTCCAACCACCACTCGGTGCAGGCGCTGTCCTGGAGGAAACTCTACCTGAGCCGGGCCAAGCTGAAGGCCTCCAGCCGGACCTCGGCCCTGCTGTCCGGCTTCGCTATG GTGGCGATGGTGGAGGTGCAGCTGGAGATGCAGTACAACTACCCCCGCGTTCTCCTCATCGCCTTCAGCGTTTGCACCACGGTTCTGGTGGCGGTGCACCTCTTCGCCCTGCTGATCAGCACCTGCATCCTTCCCAACGTGGAAGCCGTCAGCAACATCCACAACCTCAACTCCGTCAGCGAGTCGCCCCACGAGCGAATGCACCACTACATCGAGCTGGCGTGGGGCTTCTCCACCGCTTTGGGCATCCTGCTCTTCTTAGCCGAGGTGGTTCTCCTCTGCTGGATCAAGTTCCTGCCGGTAGACGCCAAAAAAACGGATCCTCCCGCCACGCCGCCGCCGCCGCAGAACAGCGGCTGGCAGGCGGCGCTGGCCTCCACCATCATCATGGTGCCGGTCGGAGTGATCTTCGTGGTGTTCACCATTCACTTCTACCGCTCTCTGGTGCGCCACAAGACGGAGCGCCACCACCAGGAGATCGAGGAACTGCACAAGATTAAAGTGCAGCTGGACGGACACGAGAGAGGCCTCCagtctgtgtga